AACGTTTTATATTAATGGAATAAAACCATGAAAATAATACGGCTGAAAAGATCCGCCCTTTTGCAAACTGCAAAAGGGCGGATCTTTTCATGGGCGAAAAACGCTGATAACAGTGGAATATCAACTTTGTTGCGAAGAACCGCTTGAAGCATCCAAAAATCGATGTTATAGTGGAAAAGAACTATAAACGTTTTATTTTATAAAGGAGGAGGAATACAATGCGCCAGTCCCTGCAGCGGACCGGAATATGGGATGCGTACTATGAGGAGACCGACCCGGAGACCCGAAAAAAGCTGCTCTCGGACGGCTGCAAAATGGAGCCGGACGACGGGCTGAACCTTCTGCGCCGCGACCTGTGGGCCCTGCGCTATACGGACCCCAAGGATGCGGGGCACCGCGTGGACCGGCTGCTGTGGCAGTGCGTCAACCTGCTCTGCATTTACCGGATGGCCGGCCCGCGCTTTCTGCGGGGAAACGGAGGGAAGGAAGTGCGCGGCGCCATGCAGAGCATGGGCTTTTGTCAGGCGGAGGCCTGCGGGGAAGCGGGGCGCGGGGAGCTTTACCGCGAGTTCCGCAACGCGGCCCGGCGCTATTTTTCCGTCAGCTCCAGCGGAAAGTCCTACCGGAAAAAGCTGTTCGGCATCGTGTCCATGAACAGCGGGGAATGCCGGAAAAAGCTCGCGGAGGATGCCTTTTTGCTGTCGGCGGGGATCGCGGAGCGCTTCGGCCTTCGGGAGGAGCTGGAGCCTTTTTCCCGGGCGGTGAAAGACGAGTTTTTCACATTTGAACCCGACGCGCAGGCGTTGTGGGACGAGTGCGCGTCGGCGCACCGAAAGAAGTAGCCGCCGGGGCAATCCGGATGGCTGTCAAGGGGAGATGCTTGTACTGTTATGGAGAAATTCAAGAATACGCCGGTTGTCAAGGCAATCGGCTTCAACCGTATCGTTCTGATCGGCGTCATCCTGCTGATGTATCTGATCTTTGCCGTGCTGACGCCGGTCCTGCGCGGCGGAGCGTCGTTCGTAAAATTCGAGCGGGTCCTCAGCGCGCTGAACTACGCATACTTTATCGGCTTTCTGGGGCTCGGTGTCACGTTCGTCATCGCGACGGGGGGCATCGACTTTTCCCTAGGCCCGGTGATGTTCACGTCGGCGCTGATTTCCGGCTACTGTCTGATGCATTTTCACTGGCCGCTCTGGCTGTGCATCCTCGTCAGCCTGCTGATCGGCACGCTGTTCGGCATGCTGAACGGATATTTTGTGGCCTACCGGTTCCTTCCGTCGTTCATCACATCGATGGCGAGCATGCAGATCGCCAAGGGGGTCGGGTCGGTTTTCACGAAGACACAGTCCGTCACCTGGCCGGCCTCCGGGAATGAAAATTCCTGGTTCCGCTACCTGGTCAAATGGGGCAATATCCCGACCGGGCTGATCCTGCTGTTCCTGATCGCGGCGGTCTGCGCCGTGGTTCTGAACAAGACGAAGGCCGGGCGCTACATCCTGTGCATCGGCAGCAACAGGGAAGCGGTGCGCCTGTCCGGCGTGAACACGAAGAAATGGGAAATGCTGGCCTACATCCTGTGCGGCCTGCTGGCCGGCGCGGCGGCGATCTTCTATGTGGGCGCCTATACGACGGTACAGCCGGGCCTGGGCGACACGTTCAACAACGAAGCGATCGCAGCGTGCGTGATGGGCGGCACATCCATGGCGGGGGGCATCGCCTCCATCCTCGGCACCATCATCGGCGCGCTGATCGTGGCGCTGATGCAGGAGGGGATCCTGGCCATGGGGTTCACGATTTCCTATCAGTATGTGCTCACGGGCATCATCGTGCTGATCGCGGTCACGGCGGATACGCTCAGCCGCAGAAAAAGAGTATAAGGGAGGGACGCAGTCATGGGTGATACGATTCTTACCATGAAAGGAATCGACAAATCGTTTCCCGGCGTCCACGCTCTGGACCACGTGGATCTCGAGATCCGCAAAGGGGAGGTTCTGGCGCTGATGGGAGAAAACGGCGCGGGGAAATCCACTTTGATGAAGGTGCTGACGGGCATTTATAAAAAAGATGCCGGAACCATTACATACGAGGGGCGCGAGGTGGAATACACCGACCCCCGCCACGCGCAGGAGGACGGCATCGTCATCGTGCATCAGGAGCTGAACATGATGGGGCACCTGACGGTGGCGCAGAATATCTTCATCGGCCGGGAGCCGCGCGCGGGGCTGTTCATCGACGACGCGAAGATGAACGCCGACGCGAAAAAGCTGTTCGCCCAGCTGAATATCGAAATCGACCCGCAGGAGACCATGAGCCGCCTGACGGTGGGCAAACAGCAGATGTGCGAGATCGCGAAGGCCATTTCGCACAAGGCGAAGATCATCATTTTCGACGAGCCCAGCGCGGCCCTGACGGATGCGGAGATCGAGCAGCTCTTCAAAATCATCCGCGGCCTGCGGGATCAGCAGCTCGGCATCGTCTATATCTCTCACCGGATGGATGAGATCAAACAGATCACGGACCGCGTCACCGTCATGCGCGACGGCTGCTATGTGGGCACGCTGATCACCGCCGACTGCACGAAGGACGACATCATCAACATGATGGTCGGCCATG
This window of the Ruminococcaceae bacterium BL-6 genome carries:
- a CDS encoding ABC transporter permease; translated protein: MEKFKNTPVVKAIGFNRIVLIGVILLMYLIFAVLTPVLRGGASFVKFERVLSALNYAYFIGFLGLGVTFVIATGGIDFSLGPVMFTSALISGYCLMHFHWPLWLCILVSLLIGTLFGMLNGYFVAYRFLPSFITSMASMQIAKGVGSVFTKTQSVTWPASGNENSWFRYLVKWGNIPTGLILLFLIAAVCAVVLNKTKAGRYILCIGSNREAVRLSGVNTKKWEMLAYILCGLLAGAAAIFYVGAYTTVQPGLGDTFNNEAIAACVMGGTSMAGGIASILGTIIGALIVALMQEGILAMGFTISYQYVLTGIIVLIAVTADTLSRRKRV
- a CDS encoding conserved protein of unknown function (Evidence 4 : Unknown function but conserved in other organisms) yields the protein MRQSLQRTGIWDAYYEETDPETRKKLLSDGCKMEPDDGLNLLRRDLWALRYTDPKDAGHRVDRLLWQCVNLLCIYRMAGPRFLRGNGGKEVRGAMQSMGFCQAEACGEAGRGELYREFRNAARRYFSVSSSGKSYRKKLFGIVSMNSGECRKKLAEDAFLLSAGIAERFGLREELEPFSRAVKDEFFTFEPDAQALWDECASAHRKK